A genomic window from Periweissella cryptocerci includes:
- a CDS encoding helix-turn-helix domain-containing protein produces MVRDLRTAKQLTLSETAKGIVSISFLSKFERGDNEISIDHLLQILDRLNVSLDELNFIANDFELDEQHYFTSELKNGVEANNITKLESLLKSQDKIYSLTGNFRNRHNMALINIHIAHLNHSTPSHDAIETIEQYLLTVDAWGYYEFLLYTNSLVALPTDIILLLSKQAYQRGVLYSPINIIQNQQVAVLINTISAVLKRHEFSQVNLFIKLAENDLASSNWLFEILIVKFFKSCYLLMKDPASAEGKQGTEAALDILITLGKSSYADSLKKYKAELLNSTI; encoded by the coding sequence ATTGTTCGTGACCTACGCACAGCTAAGCAATTAACTTTATCTGAAACTGCCAAAGGAATAGTCTCGATATCCTTTTTATCAAAGTTTGAACGTGGCGATAACGAAATCTCTATTGATCATCTACTGCAAATCCTTGACCGTTTGAATGTTTCACTTGATGAACTAAATTTTATTGCCAATGACTTTGAACTAGATGAACAGCACTACTTCACTTCAGAGTTAAAAAATGGCGTTGAAGCCAACAATATTACCAAATTAGAATCCTTATTAAAAAGCCAAGACAAAATCTATTCACTTACTGGTAATTTTAGAAATCGCCACAACATGGCTCTAATCAACATTCATATCGCCCATTTAAATCATTCGACGCCATCACACGATGCCATCGAAACAATTGAGCAATACCTATTAACTGTTGACGCTTGGGGATATTATGAGTTTTTGCTGTACACCAATTCATTGGTAGCACTACCTACGGATATAATCTTATTGCTTTCCAAACAAGCTTATCAACGTGGGGTACTGTATTCGCCTATTAACATTATTCAAAATCAACAGGTGGCAGTGTTAATTAACACTATCTCAGCAGTATTAAAACGTCATGAATTTTCACAAGTAAATCTCTTTATTAAATTAGCTGAAAATGATCTTGCTTCCTCTAATTGGCTTTTTGAAATATTAATCGTTAAATTTTTCAAATCTTGTTATCTTTTAATGAAAGATCCTGCTTCCGCAGAAGGCAAGCAAGGAACTGAGGCCGCCCTAGATATTTTGATAACGCTTGGTAAATCATCATATGCTGATAGTTTAAAAAAATATAAGGCCGAACTACTCAATTCCACTATATGA
- a CDS encoding MFS transporter, which produces MNLIKRNPAFRAIQGASIFNLVGLSIFNLVFLIYAQQLPFKNIAISLVAIANTVPSLVSLIAGYIVDKQTKSLVNLTILIRVGQTGLFLILAWFINQNANVGIFALVLGINIVSDLLGEFTRNAQLPLIKQNVADEDIPTAMSINASLAQLLELITQVVGVGLLSLIGNSFAVIGLINAISFLASGLFFLQGRKYFKSSQSANRQVNTKLSLKDFRYQLVKAYNTLKVKPYAVTTIVIMIFAFSLSAPIDPLINLSLANRENLLIAGNFGLTITVFNVVFATAMIMGSIFAGTLLKKMSLHGAVGFAIGSILGISMVLLLQFSVGITLIVLGISGIASGLVMPKLNTFILQSVADDNIALVGGALTTVLTIGVPIAQALLLVIGNTLTLTIAWLTELVISIMLLGYLLLMTMKKRKAIG; this is translated from the coding sequence ATGAATCTAATCAAGCGGAATCCGGCGTTCAGGGCGATACAAGGTGCAAGCATATTCAATTTAGTCGGGTTAAGTATTTTTAATTTAGTATTTTTGATTTATGCGCAACAATTACCCTTTAAAAACATCGCAATTTCTTTAGTTGCGATTGCCAATACTGTTCCGAGCCTTGTATCATTAATTGCCGGCTATATTGTCGATAAACAAACAAAATCATTAGTTAATTTAACAATCTTAATTCGAGTTGGCCAAACGGGGTTATTTCTAATACTAGCGTGGTTTATTAATCAAAATGCAAATGTAGGAATATTTGCACTAGTACTTGGAATTAATATCGTTTCGGACCTGTTGGGCGAGTTTACTAGAAATGCGCAATTGCCACTCATCAAACAGAATGTTGCTGATGAAGATATTCCAACGGCAATGTCCATAAATGCATCACTTGCCCAGCTATTAGAATTGATTACGCAAGTAGTTGGTGTGGGGTTACTTAGTCTGATTGGGAATAGTTTTGCGGTGATTGGCTTGATTAATGCAATTAGTTTTTTGGCATCTGGATTATTTTTTTTACAAGGACGCAAGTATTTTAAGTCAAGTCAAAGCGCGAATCGGCAAGTTAATACTAAGCTGTCATTAAAGGATTTCAGATATCAACTTGTTAAGGCATACAACACCCTAAAGGTGAAGCCGTATGCGGTTACTACGATTGTGATTATGATATTTGCATTTTCATTAAGTGCACCAATTGATCCGCTGATAAATCTCAGCTTAGCCAATCGGGAAAATTTACTAATTGCCGGAAATTTCGGTTTGACCATTACGGTTTTTAATGTGGTATTTGCCACCGCGATGATAATGGGTTCAATTTTTGCGGGGACGTTGTTAAAAAAGATGAGCTTACATGGAGCGGTTGGCTTTGCAATTGGCTCGATTTTAGGCATTTCAATGGTGCTATTACTACAATTTTCAGTGGGCATAACGCTCATTGTGCTTGGAATCAGTGGAATTGCCTCAGGGTTAGTCATGCCCAAACTGAATACATTTATTCTGCAATCAGTCGCTGATGATAATATCGCGTTAGTTGGGGGAGCATTAACAACCGTGCTGACAATTGGGGTGCCAATTGCGCAGGCCCTCTTGTTAGTTATCGGTAATACGTTAACGCTAACCATTGCGTGGTTAACTGAATTAGTAATTTCAATTATGTTATTGGGATATTTACTACTGATGACAATGAAAAAGCGGAAGGCCATTGGTTAA
- a CDS encoding transporter substrate-binding domain-containing protein produces the protein MKSTLRNLFLATFAIVIVVVLAGCGKSSTTTNASNTITTGKLTIGLEGTYAPYSYRQNGKLTGFDVEVATNVAKKLDLKPVFVQSKWDSLIAGLDVKKYDVVFNNVVVTPSREKSYNFTKPYMYSKSGLVVKKTSTITAVSQIKGKKTAETASSNNAVDAKRIGSEVVPVPGFAEALDLVQSGQVVGTINSREAFLTYEKANPKNNLVYINAGQEIPIQKIAGILSKSNPKLKTKIDKALIELREDGTLEKLSKKYFNGDVTNN, from the coding sequence ATGAAATCTACTTTACGTAACCTATTCCTAGCCACTTTTGCAATTGTTATTGTCGTTGTATTGGCTGGTTGCGGTAAAAGCTCAACAACCACTAACGCTAGCAACACCATCACTACCGGTAAATTAACCATCGGTCTTGAAGGTACCTACGCTCCATACAGCTACCGCCAAAACGGTAAGTTAACCGGTTTTGATGTTGAAGTTGCTACCAATGTCGCTAAAAAATTGGATTTGAAGCCTGTTTTTGTCCAATCAAAGTGGGATTCGTTGATTGCGGGTCTTGATGTTAAAAAATATGACGTGGTTTTCAATAACGTCGTTGTAACACCTAGCCGTGAAAAGTCTTACAACTTTACCAAGCCATATATGTATTCTAAATCTGGCTTAGTTGTTAAGAAGACTTCAACAATCACCGCCGTATCACAAATCAAGGGCAAAAAAACTGCTGAAACGGCTTCATCAAACAACGCTGTTGATGCCAAGCGCATTGGTTCCGAAGTTGTCCCTGTCCCTGGCTTCGCTGAAGCTTTAGACTTAGTCCAATCTGGTCAAGTCGTTGGGACAATCAACTCACGTGAAGCCTTCTTAACTTACGAAAAGGCTAACCCTAAGAACAACTTAGTTTACATCAACGCTGGTCAAGAAATTCCAATCCAAAAGATTGCGGGTATCTTAAGCAAGAGTAACCCTAAACTCAAGACTAAAATTGATAAAGCTTTAATCGAGTTACGCGAAGACGGTACACTTGAAAAATTATCAAAGAAATACTTTAACGGCGACGTTACAAATAACTAA
- a CDS encoding Rgg/GadR/MutR family transcriptional regulator encodes MDNFTGIVLKNMRIDKGISLESAAKDVITPSYLAKVEHGDNELSFFKILLILKNLNIMVIEYMVEYRKFVPDIEVHFSESLQIAYDAQNLTQLHTIQKQVLVEWQRQQDPNLYNQYLISKALLADLTDGTLSQSDIDYIQNYLFGVEHWSKYEYLFFTNTLVHLPENVVLTLAKNLLLNSEYAASPEITDISTRLLINIAIKGIYNNNFQLIKLVLPTAKSQAFLHNNHQHRLIVLYLEGLYFIHQGFVVTGKAQVEKTLDTMRFMDESALADQFTGYYAAFIATTT; translated from the coding sequence ATGGATAATTTTACTGGAATCGTCTTAAAAAACATGCGCATTGATAAGGGCATATCCTTAGAATCAGCGGCAAAAGATGTCATCACGCCATCATATCTGGCAAAAGTTGAACATGGAGATAACGAGCTTTCTTTTTTCAAAATATTGCTTATCCTTAAAAACCTTAATATTATGGTGATTGAATATATGGTCGAGTATCGTAAGTTTGTACCTGATATCGAAGTGCATTTCAGTGAATCCTTACAAATCGCATATGATGCGCAAAATCTAACACAACTTCACACAATTCAAAAACAGGTTCTCGTGGAATGGCAACGCCAACAGGATCCGAATCTTTACAATCAATACCTCATTTCAAAAGCATTATTAGCAGATTTAACTGATGGGACGCTCTCCCAAAGTGACATTGATTATATTCAAAATTACCTATTTGGCGTAGAACATTGGTCAAAATATGAATATCTATTTTTTACAAATACGTTGGTCCACTTACCCGAAAATGTTGTTTTAACCTTAGCAAAAAATTTATTACTTAATTCCGAATACGCAGCTAGTCCCGAAATCACTGACATTTCCACTAGGCTATTAATAAATATTGCAATTAAAGGAATTTACAACAATAATTTTCAATTAATTAAACTAGTTTTACCAACTGCAAAAAGCCAAGCATTTTTGCATAATAATCACCAACATCGCTTGATTGTTTTGTACCTTGAAGGTCTATATTTCATTCATCAAGGCTTTGTCGTCACTGGAAAAGCGCAAGTCGAAAAAACTTTGGATACAATGCGTTTTATGGATGAATCTGCTTTAGCTGACCAGTTTACAGGCTACTATGCTGCCTTTATTGCAACCACAACTTAA
- a CDS encoding MFS transporter — MNEFLHNKLFRSVAASAYVNQLGTSLYNLVFIIYASTLPYKTLAVSLATVVTTIPTVFQMFTGYWADKSKNKIRATLRTRLIQIVLFGMLTYFVQDKQVLTIFIVLLVINLASDLLGEYSNGAELTILKHIVPEEKLNEALSISTAFAQLIMIVGQAAGVALLTLVKYNFSIIAAVNVFTFVISFMLILVKYRGLNEAVPVGTDTTENSEEREVDVGFVKNVKRMIADLRNSNGLLQLIFWFFLVNNILTVTEAVSAIGLLHSPTLWISSYSTTMALFGVTTSVGTIFGSIIRKDPLMKKSFATVTNVLLAFVMIVVVNFVVVKSVIVFFAGMFFIGYVFGKLGPRFSAMLMKNSNPKRMAITAGTVNTLIVIGGPVSQIIFLGIANLVSVQVTWITLAIVIVITVIVVLYSNAKLKTVEN; from the coding sequence ATGAATGAATTTTTACACAATAAGTTATTTAGGTCTGTAGCTGCATCAGCATATGTTAATCAATTGGGTACAAGTCTTTATAATTTGGTATTCATTATATATGCCTCTACATTGCCGTATAAAACCCTTGCTGTATCATTGGCAACAGTTGTAACGACAATTCCCACAGTCTTTCAAATGTTTACGGGGTATTGGGCAGATAAGAGTAAGAATAAGATTAGGGCGACTCTTCGGACCCGACTGATTCAAATTGTTTTGTTTGGGATGCTAACCTATTTTGTGCAAGATAAGCAAGTTTTAACAATCTTTATTGTGCTTTTAGTAATTAACTTGGCATCAGATTTACTCGGCGAGTATAGTAATGGCGCTGAATTGACGATTTTGAAACATATTGTACCTGAAGAAAAATTAAACGAGGCATTGTCTATTTCAACAGCGTTTGCACAATTAATTATGATTGTTGGACAAGCAGCAGGGGTGGCATTGCTCACGTTAGTTAAATATAATTTTAGTATCATCGCTGCCGTAAATGTGTTTACTTTTGTTATTTCATTTATGTTGATTTTAGTTAAATACCGCGGATTAAACGAAGCAGTTCCGGTGGGCACGGACACAACTGAAAACAGTGAAGAACGTGAAGTAGATGTTGGATTTGTTAAAAATGTAAAGCGCATGATTGCCGATTTGCGTAATTCCAATGGCTTGCTGCAACTTATCTTCTGGTTCTTTTTAGTGAATAACATCTTAACTGTTACAGAAGCCGTTTCGGCAATTGGACTGTTACATTCACCGACATTATGGATTTCATCATATAGTACTACAATGGCACTTTTCGGTGTTACTACGTCTGTCGGGACAATTTTCGGCTCTATTATTCGTAAAGATCCGTTGATGAAAAAGTCGTTTGCTACTGTGACAAATGTATTGTTAGCATTTGTGATGATTGTCGTTGTTAACTTTGTAGTGGTTAAGTCTGTGATTGTATTCTTTGCTGGAATGTTCTTTATTGGATACGTCTTTGGTAAGTTAGGGCCTCGTTTCTCGGCAATGCTCATGAAAAACTCAAATCCAAAACGAATGGCAATTACGGCTGGGACGGTTAATACCTTGATTGTTATTGGTGGTCCAGTTAGTCAAATTATATTTTTGGGAATTGCTAATCTGGTTTCAGTACAAGTTACGTGGATTACTCTCGCAATTGTTATTGTGATTACGGTAATTGTTGTATTATATTCAAACGCAAAATTGAAAACAGTGGAAAATTAG
- a CDS encoding DUF6895 family protein: protein MDKVTNIALSIQRKADTSISSNLSFFELKAGVAEKQKAFSELILTNLFYTHRKSLYRIGLMPLAKRATEYINKPMVQVFPVYLDSYLLLQIFLGLPVEVEASERVAERLELPYMRLQHKMIRNFARNDFDALVRDEAYITSALGRRQSLVVSDYADMYSITHTVFYSTYLNRYSLSELLQGENEDEILRLLFNIMVFAYKDQHFDLLGEVLICIYNLRKLTNDERDLVASILAHIETDFLDGIERNLKSEKITFAEVYHPLLIMSLVGRLYGYE from the coding sequence ATGGACAAAGTAACTAATATCGCTCTGTCAATTCAAAGGAAGGCGGATACTAGTATTTCTAGTAATCTGTCTTTTTTTGAATTGAAAGCAGGAGTCGCAGAAAAACAAAAGGCATTTTCAGAGTTAATTTTGACAAATTTATTTTATACGCATCGTAAATCCTTATATCGGATTGGCTTAATGCCCTTAGCAAAGCGAGCAACCGAGTATATTAACAAGCCAATGGTGCAAGTTTTCCCGGTTTATTTGGATTCATATTTGTTGTTACAAATTTTTTTAGGCTTGCCGGTTGAAGTTGAGGCTAGCGAACGAGTAGCGGAACGGCTTGAATTACCGTACATGCGGTTACAGCATAAAATGATACGGAATTTTGCAAGAAACGATTTTGATGCATTGGTTAGGGATGAGGCATATATAACCTCCGCACTTGGAAGACGGCAAAGTTTAGTAGTTAGCGATTATGCCGATATGTATAGTATTACACACACCGTGTTTTATAGTACATATCTCAATCGCTATTCACTGAGTGAGCTGTTACAAGGGGAAAATGAGGATGAAATTTTAAGGTTGCTCTTTAATATAATGGTATTTGCCTACAAGGATCAGCATTTTGATTTGTTAGGGGAGGTGCTAATTTGTATCTATAATCTAAGAAAGCTTACAAATGATGAACGGGATTTGGTTGCCAGCATATTGGCGCATATCGAAACAGATTTTTTAGATGGCATTGAGCGCAATCTAAAAAGTGAAAAAATTACATTCGCAGAGGTATATCATCCGTTACTGATAATGTCATTGGTAGGGAGATTATATGGCTATGAATAA
- a CDS encoding LysR family transcriptional regulator — MATYPYQVFATVVDTKTYYRAAELLNVTPSAVSHSITQLENELGFPLFIRNRNGSELTPNGAQILPFVRDILNAESRLHQEVDSINGLLRGTLRIGAFSSASMTWLPKILQNFRKKYPEITIQLAQGSLNDIAERLRQGQLDVGFTALPVDEHLVTYPLINDELYTITPKDFQPATAKVVTEADIHDKIFILQEADYERAIKTTLDQYNVTQNSLSYTIDDPSIIAMVESGLGFGIMPDLTLASFPTYHDKVNVYHFDKDVYRTLVVATPKTHSSAPAVKAFLDEAHSFMLAQYGDKLLWPND; from the coding sequence ATGGCAACCTATCCCTATCAAGTTTTCGCCACTGTCGTAGATACTAAAACTTATTACCGCGCTGCTGAATTATTAAATGTCACCCCTTCAGCTGTGAGTCACTCAATTACCCAGCTTGAAAATGAGCTCGGATTTCCCCTCTTTATTCGGAATCGTAACGGAAGTGAACTCACGCCAAATGGTGCCCAAATTTTACCGTTTGTCCGTGATATTTTAAACGCTGAAAGCCGTTTGCACCAAGAAGTTGATAGCATTAATGGTTTATTGCGCGGTACCTTACGCATCGGTGCCTTTAGTTCAGCTTCCATGACTTGGTTACCTAAAATTCTGCAAAATTTCCGCAAAAAATACCCCGAAATCACCATTCAGTTGGCACAAGGGAGTCTGAATGATATTGCGGAACGTTTACGTCAAGGACAGCTTGACGTTGGTTTTACAGCTTTGCCGGTTGATGAGCATCTCGTCACCTACCCCCTCATTAATGACGAACTTTACACGATTACACCAAAGGATTTCCAGCCCGCGACCGCAAAAGTCGTAACTGAAGCCGATATTCACGACAAAATCTTTATTTTACAAGAAGCCGATTATGAACGGGCCATCAAGACGACATTAGACCAATACAATGTGACTCAAAATTCATTGTCCTACACGATTGATGACCCCAGTATCATTGCGATGGTCGAATCTGGTTTGGGTTTTGGTATCATGCCCGACTTAACGCTCGCCAGCTTTCCAACCTATCACGATAAAGTTAACGTTTATCATTTTGACAAAGACGTCTATCGCACGCTGGTTGTTGCCACACCCAAAACGCATAGTAGTGCCCCTGCCGTTAAAGCCTTCTTAGATGAAGCACACTCGTTCATGCTCGCGCAGTATGGCGACAAACTCCTCTGGCCAAACGACTAG
- a CDS encoding VOC family protein — MPINGTINHFEMNVSNLAKTIAFWEPLLLKLNYTVFQEWPEGRSYLLGDTYLVFVQTESRFLDVVFHRKRTGLNHIAFHVDSLATLAEFKTWLTERNTTFLYPERYPHAGGNEVYTLFFEDPDRIKVELVAPTE; from the coding sequence ATGCCCATCAATGGAACTATTAATCACTTTGAAATGAACGTTTCCAACTTAGCTAAGACAATTGCCTTTTGGGAACCCTTACTACTTAAGCTCAATTACACTGTTTTTCAAGAATGGCCTGAAGGACGCAGTTATTTACTTGGCGATACCTACCTCGTCTTCGTACAAACAGAATCACGTTTTCTTGATGTCGTCTTTCACCGCAAACGTACTGGCTTAAATCACATTGCTTTCCACGTTGATTCTTTGGCGACCCTCGCCGAATTCAAAACTTGGTTAACTGAACGTAACACAACCTTCTTGTACCCTGAGCGCTACCCACACGCCGGTGGCAATGAAGTTTACACCTTATTTTTTGAAGATCCCGACCGCATTAAGGTGGAGTTGGTCGCACCGACCGAATAG
- a CDS encoding ABC transporter ATP-binding protein/permease, whose amino-acid sequence MAFLELKNIKKSYYLGKEEFPVLKGINLEFERGEFVSILGESGGGKSTLMNIIGGLDHQFEGDVVLDGKSLAHANEKDFDNYRRGTIGFIFQSFNLISHLTILENVLISLKMTTLSKAEQEKRATELLIRVGLGDHIKKHPNQLSGGQKQRVAIARALASDPEIIIADEPTGALDSKNTQEVLEILDSIAADGKLVIAVTHSQDVANYGTRIVHMADGKIDGDDRNKPAFDVVDKPQATTPKALSYSANIRMAWEHVRYNLKRNLLIIFGGSIGIFAVILFLGLGNGIKGYMNDQITSLVNPRTVTLNKQVTGRAAADPSKAIMEQKDLDKVKAIKNSKDISDAKLAYMLTQATYKYGNKKVNNQLMTWNASLTGQKFVVGKKAKTGEILLSKDDAKKLSKNYKSLVGKKITFEFIDPVAAAKAAQAQVNPALAAAQPTAKPKTVKMQLKVSGVLDGGSTSMQYKDLQKIFKDNKITFKANFIALSVNNLDNVDKTVKELKAIKNDKGKKDYQVISVGSMLSTINTYISLASGVLAAIAGISLLVSAIMIIVVLYISVSERTKEIGIIRALGGRRKDISRLFTSESFFIGLFSAVLGLIGAYLVEFIINTAFKGMIHYNIVQISVGNVLFAVIVSVVISLIAALAPSHAAAKLDPIKSLASGD is encoded by the coding sequence ATGGCATTCTTAGAATTAAAGAATATCAAGAAGTCATATTATCTTGGCAAAGAAGAATTTCCGGTCTTAAAGGGAATTAACCTAGAATTTGAACGGGGAGAATTTGTTTCAATTTTAGGTGAATCTGGTGGTGGTAAGTCAACTTTGATGAACATCATCGGTGGTCTTGATCACCAATTTGAAGGTGATGTTGTCTTGGACGGCAAATCATTGGCCCACGCTAATGAAAAAGATTTTGATAACTACCGTCGGGGTACGATTGGTTTTATTTTCCAATCATTTAACTTGATTAGTCACTTAACGATTTTGGAAAATGTTTTAATCTCATTAAAGATGACGACTTTATCTAAAGCCGAACAAGAAAAACGCGCGACGGAATTATTGATTCGGGTGGGCTTGGGTGATCATATCAAGAAGCACCCTAACCAATTGTCTGGTGGCCAAAAGCAACGGGTCGCTATCGCTCGGGCTTTGGCTAGTGATCCTGAAATCATCATCGCTGATGAACCAACAGGGGCACTTGATTCAAAAAATACCCAAGAAGTTTTGGAAATTTTGGACAGCATTGCGGCCGATGGTAAGTTAGTTATCGCCGTGACGCACTCACAAGACGTTGCTAATTACGGTACACGAATTGTGCACATGGCCGACGGTAAAATCGATGGCGATGACCGTAACAAGCCTGCGTTTGACGTCGTGGATAAGCCACAAGCAACAACTCCCAAGGCTTTGTCATACAGTGCAAACATCCGGATGGCTTGGGAACACGTGCGCTACAATTTGAAACGGAACTTACTGATTATTTTCGGTGGTTCAATTGGTATTTTTGCGGTTATTCTGTTCCTAGGTCTTGGTAACGGGATTAAGGGCTACATGAATGATCAAATTACTTCATTAGTTAATCCGCGCACCGTGACTTTGAACAAGCAAGTGACTGGCCGGGCCGCAGCTGACCCAAGCAAAGCCATCATGGAACAAAAAGACTTGGATAAAGTGAAAGCCATCAAGAACAGCAAGGACATTTCGGATGCTAAGTTGGCATACATGTTGACCCAAGCTACTTACAAGTATGGTAACAAGAAAGTTAACAACCAATTGATGACTTGGAATGCTAGCTTGACGGGACAAAAATTCGTTGTTGGTAAGAAAGCCAAAACTGGTGAAATCTTACTTTCAAAGGATGATGCCAAGAAGCTATCTAAGAACTACAAGAGCCTAGTTGGTAAGAAGATTACGTTTGAATTCATTGACCCAGTGGCTGCTGCTAAGGCGGCTCAAGCACAAGTTAACCCAGCGTTGGCTGCTGCACAACCAACAGCTAAGCCTAAGACTGTTAAGATGCAATTGAAGGTTTCAGGTGTCTTAGATGGTGGTTCAACGTCAATGCAATACAAGGATCTTCAAAAGATTTTCAAGGATAACAAAATCACTTTCAAGGCTAACTTTATTGCTTTGAGCGTTAACAATTTGGATAACGTTGATAAGACAGTTAAGGAATTGAAGGCCATCAAGAATGACAAGGGTAAGAAGGATTACCAAGTTATCTCAGTTGGTTCAATGTTGAGCACGATTAACACGTACATCTCATTGGCTTCAGGCGTCTTGGCTGCGATTGCCGGTATTTCACTATTGGTTTCAGCGATTATGATTATCGTGGTTCTGTACATCTCAGTTTCAGAACGGACCAAGGAAATTGGGATTATCCGTGCCTTGGGTGGTCGTCGTAAGGATATCAGTCGGTTGTTTACTTCTGAATCATTCTTCATCGGTTTATTCAGTGCAGTGCTTGGATTAATCGGTGCATACCTGGTTGAGTTCATTATTAATACGGCGTTTAAGGGGATGATTCACTACAACATCGTCCAAATTTCAGTCGGTAATGTCCTCTTCGCAGTGATTGTCAGCGTGGTAATCAGCTTGATTGCTGCCTTGGCACCATCACATGCAGCCGCTAAGTTAGACCCTATTAAGAGTTTGGCTTCAGGGGATTAA
- a CDS encoding amino acid ABC transporter permease, giving the protein MLIEIFKANFGELLKAGFMYTVPLAIIAFTISLLLAVTSAFIGMSESKNFFIHWILQPLNKFYVWLFRSTPLLLQLFIIFYGIPKAFPGFSLSTWAAAIIGFSLNTGAYSSEIIRGAILGVPQGQFESARSLGLSPLKTFRYVVLPQAFRIAIPPLSNSFIALVKDTSLASAITMVEIMQTAQQIAAANFQPLDTYLIAAFIYAIFSTVLSQLQKVLEKHFKKFDS; this is encoded by the coding sequence ATGCTTATTGAAATATTCAAAGCTAACTTCGGTGAACTATTAAAAGCGGGGTTTATGTATACCGTTCCGCTGGCAATTATCGCTTTTACAATTAGTTTGCTTTTGGCTGTCACTTCCGCTTTTATCGGTATGTCAGAAAGTAAGAATTTTTTTATTCATTGGATCTTACAACCACTGAATAAATTCTACGTCTGGTTATTCCGTAGTACGCCATTACTATTGCAATTATTCATCATTTTCTACGGTATTCCCAAAGCCTTCCCTGGTTTTTCACTCAGTACATGGGCCGCTGCTATCATCGGTTTCTCCTTGAACACCGGTGCCTACTCGTCTGAAATCATCCGTGGTGCGATTCTTGGGGTACCACAAGGACAATTTGAATCAGCCCGGTCACTTGGCTTAAGCCCACTAAAAACCTTCCGCTACGTTGTCTTACCACAGGCATTCCGGATTGCAATTCCACCTTTGAGTAACTCTTTCATTGCTTTGGTAAAGGACACCTCACTGGCATCAGCAATTACGATGGTCGAAATCATGCAAACGGCACAACAAATTGCCGCGGCAAACTTCCAGCCACTCGATACCTACCTGATTGCCGCTTTCATTTATGCAATCTTCTCAACGGTCCTATCACAACTACAAAAAGTCTTAGAAAAGCATTTCAAAAAATTCGATTCATAG